GCAGTCGCACTCGGCGCCGCTCAACGAGTGGCTCATGGAGCAGCTCATCATGGTGGATGCGGCGAAGCGGGCGAGCGCGAAGCGCATCACCGCGGTCGTGCCCTTCTACCCGTACTCCCGCCAGGACAAGAAGGGCCGCGGCCGCGAGCCGATCTCGGCCCGCCTCGTCGCCGACCTCTTCAAGGCGGCCGGCGCCGACCGCATCATGAGCGTCGACCTCCACGCGGCCCAGATCCAGGGCTTCTTCGACGGCCCCGTCGACCACCTCTTCGCGATGCCGGTGCTGCTCGAGCACTTCCAGGCGAAGCTCGACCCCTCGACGCTGACGGTCGTCAGCCCCGACATGGGCCGAGTGCGCGTCGCCGACATCTGGAGCGACAAGCTCGGCGCCCCGCTCGCGATCATCCACAAGCGCCGCGACCCGCTCGTGCCGAACCAGGTCAGCGTCCACGAGATCGTCGGCGACGTCTCGGGCCGCACCTGCTTGCTCGTCGACGACCTCATCGACACGGGCCGCACGATCGTGAAGGCCGCCGAGGCGCTGAAGGCCGCCGGGGCGACCGGCGTCGTCGTGGCCGCGACGCACGCGGTCTTCTCCGACCCCGCGACGCAGCTCCTGCAGTCGGAGTTCATCGACTCGGTCGTCGTGACCGACACGCTCCCGATCCCGGCGGAGAAGCGCTGGGACCGGCTCGAGGTCCTGCCGATCGCGCCGCTGCTCGCCCGCGCGATCCACGAGGTCTTCGACGACGGCTCGGTCACCTCGATGTTCGACGGCGCGGCCTGACGCGCGCTGTCCTCCGGCGCGCGTGACGCGATCTTCTCCTTCGCTCGTACGCAGCCTCGTCGGGTGAGCTCTGCGGCGACACGCCGGATCGCGCAGCCCGACACGGGGCGAGCGCTTCGCTGCTCGCGGCGCGGCTTGAGTCGCGTTCGGGCCGTCGCCCGAAGTCCCCGGAGGTCGTTCCGGTGATGATCGCGGTCTTGTTCATGGCTGCACCTCCTTGTCTGGCGACCGACGCGAGGGGACTCGACGGTCGACGAGGAATGCCAGGGAGCCGAGCACGAAGAACAGCACGATCACGCCGAGGCCGTTGAGGTACGCCCGACCACCCAGGGTGTCGACGTCCGCGAGGGCGTAGGGGTACCAGTGCACGAACACCCCGCGTGTGAAGATCGCCGCCAGGTAGAGAGCTGGCCAGATGAGGGACAGCGCCACATCACGGAATGACCATTGACGTCTGCGGTCGAGCAGCAGCCAGGTCAGTAACGCCAGGAGGGGGTTGACGACGTGGTAGAGCAGGGTCAACACGAGCGGCGCACCCGTGAGCGTGAGATGTGGTGCGAACAGGATCTGGAATGCCAAACCGATGGCGACGATGCTCACCAACGCGTCGAGTCGGATCACGCGCCATACGCGCCCCGCTCGCTCGGGACGGATCGCGAGGAGCGTCGCCACGATCCCCGCGAGCAGGTTCGACAGCGTCGTCAAGAAGCTGAACATCTCGACCAGTCGCGTGCCGAAGGGGACGAATTCCGTCGGGGCGGTGAACAGTGCGTCGATGCGGTTCGTCGCGAGGAGAACGATCTCCAGGATCATCGCCGTCGCGACCCCGGCGGCCACGAGCAGGTTGGCGGTCTGGAACGCCTTGTTCATGGCGCTGTTCCTGCTCCGGTCGCCGCGACGGACTCCGCCAGATCCTTCGACGCCTCCAGCTCGTGCATACGACGCGTGTACGCAGCGTGGACATCGCGATAGGTGTCGACACCGAGCGGCAGTCGGAGCGGCGTACGGCCCGAGTCGACAAGATCGA
The Homoserinibacter sp. YIM 151385 DNA segment above includes these coding regions:
- a CDS encoding Pr6Pr family membrane protein, whose amino-acid sequence is MNKAFQTANLLVAAGVATAMILEIVLLATNRIDALFTAPTEFVPFGTRLVEMFSFLTTLSNLLAGIVATLLAIRPERAGRVWRVIRLDALVSIVAIGLAFQILFAPHLTLTGAPLVLTLLYHVVNPLLALLTWLLLDRRRQWSFRDVALSLIWPALYLAAIFTRGVFVHWYPYALADVDTLGGRAYLNGLGVIVLFFVLGSLAFLVDRRVPSRRSPDKEVQP